One window of Xanthomonas sp. 10-10 genomic DNA carries:
- a CDS encoding dienelactone hydrolase family protein, with translation MGHWTTLDTTDGQVAAWHATPASSPRGGLVVIQEIFGVNEHIRAVADDYAARGYEVLAPAFFDLEEKDVQLPYDQPSVQRGLALANAVGLERAVEVVKSAATLLTRAGKVGTVGYCWGGSVALLSAIRLGLPSVSYYGGRNTQLLDETPKAPVMFHFGEQDASIPPEAIQAHREKLPQMETFVYPTGHAFNRSIDPTHYDADSAERALERSLGFFEAHLG, from the coding sequence ATGGGTCACTGGACCACGCTCGACACCACCGACGGCCAGGTTGCCGCCTGGCACGCCACCCCCGCCTCCAGCCCGCGCGGCGGCCTGGTGGTGATCCAGGAAATCTTCGGCGTCAACGAACATATCCGTGCGGTGGCCGACGACTACGCCGCACGCGGCTATGAAGTGCTGGCACCGGCCTTCTTCGACCTGGAAGAGAAGGACGTGCAACTGCCGTACGACCAGCCAAGCGTGCAACGCGGCCTGGCGCTGGCCAACGCGGTGGGCCTGGAGCGCGCGGTGGAGGTGGTGAAATCCGCCGCTACCTTGCTGACCCGCGCCGGCAAGGTCGGCACGGTGGGATATTGCTGGGGCGGCTCGGTGGCACTGCTGTCGGCCATCCGCCTTGGGCTGCCGTCGGTGAGTTATTACGGTGGCCGCAACACCCAGCTGCTGGACGAAACACCCAAGGCGCCGGTGATGTTCCACTTCGGCGAACAGGACGCCAGCATCCCGCCGGAAGCGATCCAGGCGCACCGCGAAAAACTGCCTCAGATGGAAACCTTCGTGTATCCCACCGGCCATGCCTTCAACCGCAGCATCGACCCCACCCACTATGACGCCGACAGCGCCGAGCGTGCGCTCGAACGCAGCCTGGGCTTCTTCGAGGCGCATCTGGGATGA
- a CDS encoding DUF5668 domain-containing protein has protein sequence MKSNVVAALILILVGLLFLANNLGWTNLSLGKLIATWWPAALVACGIGMLFGRGK, from the coding sequence ATGAAATCCAATGTCGTCGCTGCCCTGATCCTGATCCTTGTCGGCCTGCTGTTTTTGGCCAACAACCTGGGCTGGACCAATCTCAGCCTGGGCAAGCTGATAGCCACCTGGTGGCCGGCCGCGCTGGTGGCCTGCGGCATCGGCATGCTGTTCGGGCGTGGCAAGTAG
- the rimO gene encoding 30S ribosomal protein S12 methylthiotransferase RimO, which yields MSQLNPKVGFVSLGCPKALVDSERILTQLRVEGYDIVPSYDAADVVVVNTCGFIDSAVTESLDAIGEAMNANGKVIVTGCLGKRPEQIREAYPQVLAVSGPQDYQSVMEAVHAALPPRHDPFVDLVPDYGIKLTPRHYAYLKISEGCNHRCSFCIIPSMRGDLASRPVDEVLREAERLVRGGVKELLVVSQDTSAYGVDLKYAERPWRDRMYQTRMKALCEGLSELGVWTRLHYVYPYPHVDDVIPLMAEGKLLPYLDIPFQHASPRILKLMKRPGAVEKTLERVQRWKAMCPEITVRSTFIVGFPGETDAEFESLLDFLDQAQLDRVGAFAYSPVDGASANALPDPVPEEVKQERLARFMARQAEISAMRLEAKIGSVQQCLVDLVEDDIAVARSRADAPEIDGLVHIQNGGELGLKVGDLVDVEITDSDEHDLFGDALPANAAIQPGRSLNLQMV from the coding sequence ATGTCCCAGCTGAACCCCAAAGTCGGCTTCGTCAGCCTTGGCTGCCCGAAGGCGCTCGTCGATTCCGAACGCATCCTCACCCAGCTACGCGTGGAGGGCTACGACATCGTGCCCAGCTACGACGCAGCCGACGTGGTGGTGGTCAATACCTGCGGCTTCATCGATTCGGCGGTGACCGAGTCGCTGGACGCCATCGGCGAGGCGATGAACGCCAACGGCAAGGTGATCGTCACCGGTTGCCTGGGCAAGCGCCCGGAGCAGATCCGCGAGGCCTACCCGCAGGTGCTGGCGGTGTCCGGCCCGCAGGACTACCAGAGCGTGATGGAGGCGGTGCACGCGGCGCTGCCGCCGCGCCACGACCCGTTCGTGGATCTGGTGCCCGACTACGGCATCAAGCTGACCCCGCGCCATTACGCATACCTGAAGATCTCCGAAGGCTGCAACCACCGTTGCAGCTTCTGCATCATTCCCTCGATGCGTGGCGATCTGGCCTCGCGTCCGGTAGACGAGGTGCTGCGCGAAGCCGAGCGGCTGGTACGCGGCGGTGTCAAGGAACTGCTGGTGGTGTCGCAGGACACGTCGGCCTATGGGGTGGATCTGAAGTACGCCGAGCGTCCCTGGCGCGACCGCATGTACCAGACCCGCATGAAGGCATTGTGCGAAGGATTGTCGGAGTTGGGCGTGTGGACGCGCCTGCATTACGTGTATCCGTATCCGCACGTGGACGACGTGATTCCGCTGATGGCCGAAGGCAAGCTGCTGCCGTACCTGGACATCCCGTTCCAGCACGCCAGCCCGCGCATCCTCAAGCTGATGAAGCGGCCCGGTGCGGTGGAAAAAACCCTCGAGCGCGTGCAGCGCTGGAAGGCGATGTGCCCGGAGATCACCGTGCGCTCCACCTTCATTGTCGGCTTCCCCGGCGAGACCGATGCCGAGTTCGAATCGCTGCTGGATTTCCTGGATCAGGCGCAGCTGGATCGCGTCGGTGCGTTTGCCTATTCGCCGGTGGACGGCGCCAGCGCCAACGCGCTGCCGGACCCGGTGCCGGAAGAAGTGAAGCAGGAGCGTCTGGCGCGTTTCATGGCCAGGCAGGCGGAAATCTCCGCCATGCGGCTGGAGGCCAAGATCGGCAGCGTGCAGCAATGCCTGGTCGACCTGGTCGAAGACGACATCGCAGTGGCCCGTTCGCGTGCGGACGCGCCGGAAATCGACGGCCTGGTGCATATCCAGAACGGCGGCGAGCTTGGGCTGAAGGTCGGCGACCTGGTCGATGTGGAAATCACCGACAGCGACGAGCACGATCTGTTCGGCGACGCATTGCCGGCCAATGCCGCAATCCAGCCAGGGCGGTCGTTGAATCTGCAGATGGTGTAA
- the apbC gene encoding iron-sulfur cluster carrier protein ApbC: MSGERRIATHAVQGALAPHPRIRNVIAVGSGKGGVGKSTTAVNLALALRQQGARVGVLDADIYGPSVPAMLGLSGKPDSPDNKSIEPLRAFGIEAMSIGLLVDQDTPMIWRGPMATSALTQLFNDTLWDDLDYLLIDLPPGTGDIQLTLSQKIPVAGAVIVTTPQDIATLDARKALKMFEKVEVPVLGIVENMAVHTCSNCGHREHLFGEGGGERMAAQYGVPLLGSLPLAIAIREQGDAGRPIVVAAPESVAAQAYLAAARRLSEELGKRPRASIPISASLL; encoded by the coding sequence ATGAGCGGCGAACGCAGGATCGCCACGCACGCGGTGCAGGGCGCGCTGGCGCCGCACCCGCGCATCCGCAACGTGATTGCGGTGGGTTCGGGCAAGGGCGGGGTAGGCAAGTCCACGACGGCGGTCAATCTGGCGCTGGCGCTGCGGCAGCAGGGTGCGCGCGTAGGCGTGCTGGACGCCGACATCTATGGGCCGAGCGTGCCGGCGATGCTGGGCTTGAGCGGCAAGCCCGACAGCCCGGACAACAAGTCGATCGAACCACTGCGTGCGTTCGGGATCGAGGCGATGTCGATCGGCCTGCTGGTCGACCAGGACACGCCGATGATCTGGCGCGGGCCGATGGCCACCTCGGCCCTGACCCAGCTCTTCAACGACACGCTGTGGGACGATCTGGATTATCTGCTGATCGATCTGCCGCCCGGCACCGGCGACATCCAGCTGACGCTGTCGCAGAAGATTCCGGTGGCCGGCGCGGTGATCGTGACCACCCCGCAGGACATCGCCACGCTGGATGCGCGCAAGGCGCTGAAGATGTTCGAAAAGGTCGAAGTGCCGGTGCTGGGCATCGTGGAGAACATGGCGGTGCACACCTGCAGCAACTGCGGCCATCGCGAGCATCTGTTCGGCGAAGGCGGCGGCGAGCGCATGGCCGCGCAGTACGGCGTGCCGTTGCTGGGGTCGTTGCCGCTGGCAATCGCGATCCGCGAGCAGGGCGATGCGGGCCGGCCGATCGTGGTGGCCGCGCCGGAGTCGGTGGCGGCGCAGGCCTACCTGGCGGCAGCCAGGCGCTTGTCGGAAGAGTTGGGCAAGCGTCCGCGCGCCAGCATCCCGATTTCCGCCTCGCTGCTCTAA
- a CDS encoding HIT family protein, with product MSAPASRAPAASDFQLDPRLAADSVFIADGPLSQVRLMDDTRFPWLVLVPRVADVSEWIDLDGGQQRLLLAEINQLSQLLRVEPAVTKLNIGALGNIVQQLHVHLVGRHPGDAAWPGPVWGSGPAQRFAADALQERVAAWAQRLR from the coding sequence ATGAGCGCACCGGCCTCCCGCGCGCCTGCAGCAAGCGACTTCCAGCTGGATCCGCGGCTGGCGGCCGACAGCGTGTTCATCGCCGACGGGCCGCTGTCGCAGGTGCGCCTGATGGACGACACCCGCTTCCCCTGGCTGGTGCTGGTGCCGCGCGTGGCCGATGTCAGCGAATGGATCGATCTGGATGGCGGCCAGCAGCGCCTGTTGCTGGCCGAAATCAACCAGCTCTCGCAGCTGCTGCGCGTCGAGCCTGCCGTGACCAAGCTCAATATCGGGGCGCTGGGCAATATCGTGCAGCAGTTGCATGTGCACCTGGTCGGCCGTCATCCAGGCGATGCGGCCTGGCCGGGGCCGGTCTGGGGCAGCGGCCCGGCGCAGCGGTTTGCGGCCGACGCACTGCAGGAGCGTGTCGCGGCATGGGCGCAGCGGCTACGATAG
- the dcd gene encoding dCTP deaminase yields the protein MSIKSDRWIKRMAEQHAMIEPFEPGQIKHDAAGQRIVSFGTSSYGYDVRCSREFKIFTNINSTIVDPKHFDPGSFVDIESDVCIIPPNSFALARTVEYFRIPRDTLVVCLGKSTYARCGIIVNVTPLEPEWEGHVTLEFSNTTPLPARIYANEGVAQMLFFQSDEVCETSYKDRGGKYQGQTGVTLPRT from the coding sequence ATGAGCATCAAGAGCGACCGCTGGATCAAGCGCATGGCCGAGCAGCACGCGATGATCGAGCCGTTCGAGCCCGGCCAGATCAAGCACGACGCCGCCGGCCAGCGCATCGTCAGCTTCGGCACCTCCAGCTACGGCTACGACGTGCGCTGCTCGCGCGAGTTCAAGATCTTCACCAACATCAACTCGACGATCGTCGACCCCAAGCATTTCGACCCGGGCAGCTTTGTCGATATCGAATCGGATGTGTGCATCATCCCGCCGAACAGCTTTGCGCTGGCGCGCACGGTGGAATACTTCCGCATCCCACGCGACACCCTGGTGGTGTGCCTGGGCAAGAGTACGTACGCGCGCTGCGGCATCATCGTCAACGTGACCCCGCTGGAGCCGGAGTGGGAGGGCCACGTGACGCTGGAATTCAGCAACACCACGCCGCTGCCGGCGCGCATCTATGCCAACGAAGGCGTGGCGCAGATGCTGTTCTTCCAGTCCGACGAAGTCTGCGAGACCTCGTACAAGGACCGCGGCGGCAAGTACCAGGGCCAGACCGGCGTGACCTTGCCGCGCACCTGA
- a CDS encoding DUF5668 domain-containing protein yields MHSRLIPALFLITLGTLFLLNNLGLTSMDLGGLIATWWPAFLVAAGVRQLLRYREKTSATC; encoded by the coding sequence ATGCACAGCCGCCTGATTCCCGCCCTGTTCCTGATCACCCTGGGCACGCTGTTCCTGCTGAACAACCTCGGCCTGACCAGCATGGACCTGGGCGGCCTGATCGCGACCTGGTGGCCGGCCTTCCTGGTCGCTGCCGGGGTGCGCCAACTGCTGCGCTACCGCGAGAAGACGAGCGCGACCTGCTGA
- the greB gene encoding transcription elongation factor GreB, giving the protein MSRWRPPAEKSTALITPEGHTRLKVELEDLWRVRRPEVVRALAAAAAEGDRSENAEYTYRKKQLGEIDRRVRYLSKRLEALRVVDTAPTDPHAVFFGAQVELEDADSGEMLRYRIVGPDETDAGLGWISIDSPLARALLKKRVDDEFEAQLPAGKHTFVVVSVDYGSP; this is encoded by the coding sequence ATGAGCCGCTGGCGCCCGCCCGCCGAAAAAAGCACTGCCTTGATCACGCCCGAAGGTCACACCCGTCTGAAGGTCGAACTGGAGGATCTGTGGCGGGTGCGTCGGCCGGAGGTGGTACGCGCGCTCGCCGCAGCGGCTGCCGAGGGCGATCGATCGGAAAATGCCGAGTACACCTATCGCAAGAAGCAGCTGGGCGAGATCGACCGGCGTGTGCGCTATCTCAGCAAGCGGCTGGAAGCGCTGCGCGTGGTGGATACCGCGCCCACCGACCCGCACGCGGTGTTTTTCGGTGCGCAGGTGGAGCTGGAGGATGCCGATAGCGGTGAGATGTTGCGCTATCGCATCGTCGGCCCGGACGAAACCGATGCCGGCCTGGGCTGGATCAGCATCGATTCGCCGCTGGCGCGCGCGTTGCTGAAAAAACGCGTGGACGACGAGTTCGAAGCGCAGCTGCCGGCAGGCAAGCACACCTTTGTGGTGGTGTCGGTGGATTACGGCAGCCCGTAG
- a CDS encoding rhomboid family intramembrane serine protease gives MLLMPLHKPWSRHNIPWVTLLLVLINVVVYLGYQRRDDDLVDNAVHYYVESGLGTLEAQAHARYLAQTADPKRRAARQGKLDSVPAPQRIAYLAHLTMHDVAFAQALREGTLFKDEAQMRQWRGLRAPYDARLSQVFTLRHLQRSSEWSPARMLTATFLHGDFDHLFGNMVFLLALGTLLEGAIGSGWFLLLYLLGGFGASAASLWWRWGEPGGGLGASGAIAALMGAFCVVWGRRRVRFFYWFFVVFNYVRGPAILLLPLWLGWELYSLLGSDNGGVAFEAHAGGLISGALLGALLVAVRQTRPAFMDEDAAAQVDDRWERAQRHLGRMENLEAERLLAELASEQPHSQDVALARYRVARNAGRTQDVVRHAQTLLHLPSHHAQQTRVQLGVAAELSKDKIAVALPARMALVDACLRNGLLADAERLLKECDIDAPRAELAQHWFVLALRHGELQAGEQRTRLLQLVRDQFPEQGQAAKARFLLENG, from the coding sequence ATGTTGCTCATGCCGCTGCACAAGCCCTGGTCGCGCCACAACATCCCCTGGGTGACCCTGCTGCTGGTGCTGATCAATGTCGTCGTCTATCTCGGCTATCAGCGCAGGGACGACGACCTGGTCGACAACGCCGTGCACTACTACGTCGAGTCCGGGCTGGGCACGCTGGAAGCGCAGGCCCACGCGCGCTACCTGGCGCAGACCGCTGACCCCAAGCGACGCGCTGCGCGGCAGGGCAAGCTGGACAGCGTGCCGGCGCCGCAGCGCATCGCGTACCTGGCGCATCTGACCATGCACGATGTCGCCTTCGCACAGGCCTTGCGCGAAGGCACGCTGTTCAAGGACGAAGCGCAGATGCGCCAATGGCGCGGCCTGCGTGCGCCCTACGATGCCCGCCTGTCCCAGGTGTTCACGCTGCGTCATCTGCAACGCAGCTCGGAGTGGTCGCCGGCACGCATGCTCACCGCCACCTTCCTGCATGGCGACTTCGATCATCTATTCGGCAACATGGTGTTTCTGTTGGCGCTGGGCACCTTGCTGGAAGGGGCGATCGGCAGCGGCTGGTTCCTGCTGCTGTATCTGCTGGGCGGGTTTGGGGCCAGCGCAGCCAGCCTGTGGTGGCGCTGGGGCGAGCCCGGCGGTGGCTTGGGCGCGTCCGGTGCCATCGCCGCCTTGATGGGGGCGTTCTGCGTGGTGTGGGGCCGCCGTCGTGTGCGGTTTTTCTACTGGTTTTTTGTGGTCTTCAACTACGTGCGCGGGCCGGCGATCCTGTTGCTGCCACTGTGGCTGGGCTGGGAGCTTTACAGCCTGCTGGGGAGCGATAACGGCGGTGTCGCGTTCGAGGCGCATGCCGGCGGGTTGATCAGCGGTGCGCTGCTCGGCGCGCTGCTGGTGGCCGTGCGGCAGACCCGCCCGGCCTTCATGGACGAGGACGCCGCCGCGCAGGTGGACGACCGCTGGGAGCGTGCGCAACGCCATCTGGGCCGCATGGAGAACCTCGAAGCCGAGCGGCTGCTTGCCGAGCTGGCCAGCGAGCAGCCACACAGCCAGGACGTCGCGCTGGCCCGTTACCGCGTTGCGCGCAACGCCGGGCGCACCCAGGACGTCGTGCGCCATGCGCAGACACTGTTGCACCTGCCGAGCCATCACGCGCAACAGACGCGCGTGCAGCTGGGCGTGGCAGCAGAACTGAGCAAGGACAAGATCGCCGTTGCGCTACCGGCACGCATGGCTCTGGTCGATGCGTGCCTGCGCAACGGGCTGCTGGCCGATGCCGAACGGTTATTGAAGGAGTGCGACATCGATGCGCCACGCGCCGAGCTGGCCCAGCACTGGTTTGTGCTGGCGCTGCGGCATGGCGAACTGCAGGCCGGCGAGCAGCGCACGCGGTTGCTGCAGCTGGTGCGCGATCAATTTCCGGAGCAGGGCCAGGCGGCGAAGGCCCGTTTCCTGCTTGAAAATGGTTGA